The genomic window GAATCACTTGATTTAACTCAGGGCGCCGATCTTGTAGGCATTACCGCCATGACGCCTGCCGTCAATCGCGCTTACGAAATAGCAGATAGTTTTCGATCACGGGGCATAAAAGTAATCATGGGCGGCATGCATGTGTCGAAGATGCCTGATGAGGCGCTGCGGCATTGTGACAGTGTGATTATCGGTGAGGCTGAGCGGCTATGGGACAAAGCCCTGAATGATTGTAAAAGGGACGAACTAAAAAGTATCTATCGGCATGACAATGAATACCCTTCTCTGGCTAATTTCCCTGCGCCAAATTGGAAATTATACGAAGGGAAACGATACCTGCCCGTGCATTTTCTTGAAACGACCCGGGGATGTCCCCACAACTGTGAGTTTTGCTCGGTGACAAATTCATTCGGCGGCAAGTTTAGAAACAGGCCGGTTGATGAGGTTGAAAGGGAGATACAAGACCTGAAGCCGTTTGAGGGCAGGTTTGTTCTGAAAAACGTAGTCTTTTTCGTAGACGATAACATCATAAGCAACAGGAAGCATACAAAAGAACTTCTAAGCAGGATTATCCCTTACAACCTCAAATGGACGGGGCAGGCGTCCGTTAATATTGCAAAAAACAACGAAATCCTTGAACTTTGCAAAAAGAGCGGCTGTATGGGACTTGTGGTAGGGTTTGAATCGTTATCACAGGGTAATCTTGCAAATATGGGGAAGACGTTCAATACGCCCGATACGTATATCGATGTGGTAAAAAAATTGCATGATTATGGCATAGGGGTCACCGGCGCCTTTGTTTTTGGCTTTGATCACGACGACGAAAGTGTCTTTGACAGAACTA from Candidatus Brocadia sp. includes these protein-coding regions:
- a CDS encoding B12-binding domain-containing radical SAM protein; this encodes MKLLLVSPLASKSFLGGDFYFRLPYLGLLKVASLTPPNWDVSIIDEKVESLDLTQGADLVGITAMTPAVNRAYEIADSFRSRGIKVIMGGMHVSKMPDEALRHCDSVIIGEAERLWDKALNDCKRDELKSIYRHDNEYPSLANFPAPNWKLYEGKRYLPVHFLETTRGCPHNCEFCSVTNSFGGKFRNRPVDEVEREIQDLKPFEGRFVLKNVVFFVDDNIISNRKHTKELLSRIIPYNLKWTGQASVNIAKNNEILELCKKSGCMGLVVGFESLSQGNLANMGKTFNTPDTYIDVVKKLHDYGIGVTGAFVFGFDHDDESVFDRTIEFVIKAKIDVCYFSILTPYPGTRVYSQMLQEGRIIDHDWSNYNTNHVVFKPKLMKPEKLLDGFHHALKESFSYTAIFKRLWGNGTYKNFFYPMNFGFRQTVRKTIKNKQHFSYEEDPDS